A portion of the Thermoplasmata archaeon genome contains these proteins:
- a CDS encoding PAS domain S-box protein: protein MSEREWGEADIRTLLSILPVGVFAADSEGLYTYVNLRWSEITGISMEAARGRGWEEGLHPEDRATTVRDWYAAVKRGAIWKSRHRLRSRMGKEVWVLEQAVPLRGREGRVQGYIGTQLDITLQMEEERRKKRELEVVERVTQLLGAGLALISKKSRVIWANSVLKRRYGEIEGTICPLAHGRGRALCPKCAVMEVFLTGRDAVVKEQKSVERDGEVRWNQIMASPIRGEGGGIEAVLELVVPITERKISEQTLRESEERFRRLAGAAFEGIVIHGPEGIIDCNLRFAEMVGREPAELVGTDLCELISQEQRALARECFSQGLSWPHEFLLLRKGGEPLPVEVVGREIPYEGRRLFVSSFRDISERKEVERLRRERERSELYGLVVSALPLIVPGPYQEIRMDLLKTFAERFEAYFRPRYEKEMEAEGEASESGAAKRNGRAVTMDKYVHWCAELFRSFGLTVSSGSEAGSGHLEFHSCPWIEYSKNNPVFCILCRTMVSRSFSWACPGGAVGVKSTIAGGGKCCRFEFRQLRGKR from the coding sequence ATGAGTGAGCGGGAATGGGGCGAGGCGGACATCCGGACCCTGCTCTCCATCCTCCCGGTCGGGGTGTTCGCGGCGGACTCCGAGGGCCTCTACACGTATGTTAACCTTCGCTGGTCCGAGATAACTGGAATCTCGATGGAGGCGGCGAGGGGCAGGGGCTGGGAAGAGGGGTTGCATCCGGAAGATAGGGCTACGACGGTCAGAGACTGGTACGCTGCCGTGAAGAGGGGCGCTATATGGAAGAGCCGGCACAGGCTCCGGAGCCGGATGGGGAAGGAGGTGTGGGTGTTGGAGCAGGCGGTCCCGCTCCGGGGCAGGGAGGGAAGAGTCCAGGGCTATATCGGCACCCAGCTGGACATAACTCTCCAGATGGAGGAGGAAAGGAGGAAAAAAAGGGAATTGGAGGTTGTCGAGAGGGTCACCCAGCTCCTCGGTGCGGGTCTCGCTTTAATATCAAAAAAATCACGGGTAATCTGGGCCAACAGCGTGCTAAAAAGGCGCTATGGAGAAATAGAGGGGACTATATGCCCTCTCGCGCATGGCCGCGGGCGGGCCCTGTGCCCAAAGTGCGCTGTTATGGAGGTCTTCCTCACCGGAAGGGATGCGGTCGTCAAGGAACAGAAGAGCGTAGAGAGGGATGGTGAGGTACGATGGAACCAGATAATGGCCTCTCCGATCAGAGGCGAGGGCGGCGGGATCGAGGCCGTTCTGGAGCTCGTCGTTCCAATAACTGAAAGAAAAATATCGGAGCAGACGCTTAGGGAGAGCGAGGAGAGGTTCCGAAGGCTTGCCGGGGCAGCTTTTGAGGGAATAGTGATTCACGGCCCGGAGGGAATTATCGACTGCAACCTCAGGTTCGCAGAGATGGTCGGGAGGGAGCCGGCCGAGCTCGTCGGGACCGATCTCTGCGAACTGATATCACAGGAGCAGAGGGCTCTAGCGAGGGAGTGCTTTTCCCAAGGCCTCAGCTGGCCCCACGAGTTCCTTCTGCTCAGGAAGGGCGGCGAGCCCCTGCCCGTTGAGGTCGTAGGGCGGGAGATTCCATACGAAGGCAGACGTCTCTTCGTTTCTTCGTTTAGGGACATCAGCGAGAGAAAGGAGGTCGAAAGGCTCAGGAGGGAGAGGGAGAGGTCCGAGCTCTACGGCCTCGTGGTCAGCGCCCTCCCTCTGATTGTGCCCGGACCCTACCAGGAGATCCGGATGGATCTTCTCAAGACCTTCGCCGAGCGCTTCGAGGCCTACTTCAGGCCCAGATACGAAAAAGAAATGGAGGCGGAGGGTGAGGCGTCAGAAAGCGGGGCCGCGAAGAGAAATGGACGCGCAGTTACCATGGACAAATACGTTCACTGGTGTGCGGAGCTCTTCAGGAGCTTCGGCCTCACTGTCAGCTCGGGTTCAGAGGCCGGCTCTGGCCATCTGGAGTTCCACAGCTGCCCCTGGATAGAATACTCGAAGAACAACCCCGTGTTCTGCATCTTGTGCAGGACGATGGTCTCACGGAGCTTCTCATGGGCCTGCCCGGGCGGGGCTGTGGGCGTGAAGAGCACAATCGCCGGCGGCGGGAAGTGCTGCAGGTTCGAGTTCAGACAGCTCCGCGGAAAAAGGTGA
- a CDS encoding protein translocase SEC61 complex subunit gamma, translated as MDIIERSWRIQNRFDEKLKQFGKGKYGRVLKMAKKPEPEEYKKTLQITSAGCVLIGGLGFLIYLIWNYGPGIFRSALGI; from the coding sequence ATGGATATCATAGAGCGCTCTTGGAGAATTCAGAACCGATTCGACGAAAAGCTCAAGCAGTTCGGGAAGGGGAAGTATGGCCGGGTGCTCAAGATGGCCAAGAAGCCCGAGCCGGAGGAGTACAAGAAAACCCTTCAGATAACCAGCGCCGGCTGCGTGCTGATCGGCGGCCTAGGTTTTCTCATATACCTGATATGGAATTACGGTCCCGGTATCTTCCGCAGCGCTCTGGGGATTTGA
- the ftsZ gene encoding cell division protein FtsZ produces the protein MKSIITDALSRRGAEGMPLALAQPSAPAEPGADDRELEEILQGMKVRIKVFGCGGGGSNTINRLVEAGVLGAELFALNTDAKHLLTVHAQRKFLLGKRLTRGLGAGAIPQVGEEAAREAEEEIKPVMANTDIAFITCGMGGGTGTGAAPVIAKMAKDAGALVIGVVTMPFHAEGAMRMQNALEGLERLEKVADTVIVVPNDKLLQLVPRLPLDQAFKVADEVLMLAIKGITEVVTKPGLVNLDFSDLKTIMKGGGVAMIGMGEGEGDEKANDAIQEALNSPLLDVDISEATGALISVTGGPDMTVAEAEKMAEIVGSRINPMARIIWGCSVDPSLEHGMKVLLVVTGVKSRYQLSEISHRAEKGLEFLR, from the coding sequence GTGAAGTCGATAATCACGGACGCGCTCTCCCGACGGGGAGCCGAGGGAATGCCGCTGGCGCTGGCCCAGCCGTCCGCCCCGGCGGAGCCTGGCGCCGACGACCGAGAGCTCGAGGAGATTCTTCAGGGGATGAAGGTCAGGATCAAGGTCTTCGGCTGCGGGGGCGGCGGCTCGAACACGATAAACCGGCTCGTCGAAGCGGGAGTGCTCGGGGCGGAGCTCTTTGCGCTCAACACCGACGCCAAGCACCTCCTGACGGTCCACGCCCAGAGGAAATTTTTGCTGGGCAAGAGGTTGACGAGGGGCCTCGGCGCAGGCGCGATACCGCAAGTCGGGGAGGAGGCTGCGAGGGAGGCCGAGGAGGAGATAAAGCCCGTGATGGCGAACACCGACATCGCATTCATCACCTGCGGCATGGGCGGTGGAACTGGAACGGGTGCTGCGCCCGTCATTGCGAAGATGGCGAAGGACGCCGGCGCGCTGGTAATCGGGGTCGTGACGATGCCCTTCCACGCCGAGGGCGCGATGAGGATGCAGAATGCGCTCGAGGGACTTGAGAGGCTTGAGAAGGTCGCTGACACAGTGATCGTGGTTCCCAACGACAAGCTGCTTCAGCTCGTCCCCCGGCTCCCCCTAGACCAGGCCTTCAAGGTCGCAGACGAGGTGCTGATGCTCGCGATAAAGGGAATAACCGAGGTCGTAACTAAGCCCGGGCTGGTCAACCTGGACTTCAGCGACCTGAAGACCATAATGAAGGGCGGCGGGGTGGCGATGATAGGTATGGGCGAGGGCGAGGGCGACGAGAAGGCCAACGACGCCATCCAGGAGGCCCTGAACTCACCGCTCCTCGATGTGGACATATCGGAGGCCACGGGAGCGCTGATCAGCGTGACCGGGGGCCCGGACATGACCGTGGCAGAGGCGGAGAAGATGGCCGAAATCGTCGGGAGCAGAATCAACCCGATGGCAAGAATCATCTGGGGCTGCTCCGTGGACCCCAGCCTCGAGCACGGCATGAAGGTGCTTCTTGTCGTGACCGGCGTGAAGAGCCGGTACCAGCTTTCGGAGATATCGCACCGGGCGGAGAAGGGGCTCGAGTTCCTCAGGTAG
- a CDS encoding tetratricopeptide repeat protein, with protein sequence MQPALHPDESLLEVAELAARGRRWEEALSLLDRVLEAAPALERAHILRCGILRALDRRSEAVASAEAFASALPGSARAHHELGVCLSAAGRYEESVEAFRRALELDPKLLEAWKWMGIALGRMGRLEEAFRCYERASGRAPELSVPVPSGPAPSGLETRIHELMTGMMEKGGGCVRVETDPALTFRTSVLLLSILLRDWDMDGVLVSLGRPADVYRRALAARVHTRHPPHFVEVVAGGPSPEAEGAREWVTSLSAFEPDRIDAAVRAGLQKVAEMYGGEEHFVIIDDITAMEFYNGREVVRRFVAGFLGELSLLNIFCFVVVPTRRALELLGLLPFFCRERICVRAEWLRE encoded by the coding sequence TTGCAGCCCGCGCTACATCCTGACGAATCACTCCTGGAGGTCGCGGAGCTCGCGGCCCGGGGCAGGAGGTGGGAGGAGGCTCTCTCGCTCCTCGACAGGGTTCTTGAGGCTGCACCTGCGCTGGAGCGCGCCCACATCCTTCGATGCGGAATTCTAAGGGCCCTCGACCGCCGGAGCGAGGCCGTCGCCTCGGCCGAGGCCTTCGCTTCCGCGCTCCCCGGCTCGGCGAGAGCCCACCACGAGCTGGGGGTGTGCCTGAGCGCCGCGGGCAGGTATGAGGAGAGCGTGGAAGCCTTCAGGAGGGCACTGGAGCTTGACCCGAAACTGCTCGAGGCCTGGAAATGGATGGGAATCGCTCTGGGTAGGATGGGAAGGCTCGAGGAGGCCTTCCGGTGCTACGAGCGGGCCAGTGGCAGGGCGCCGGAGCTGAGCGTTCCCGTGCCGTCCGGGCCCGCGCCATCCGGGCTCGAGACAAGAATTCACGAGCTGATGACCGGAATGATGGAAAAGGGCGGCGGTTGCGTGCGGGTCGAGACAGACCCCGCACTCACCTTTAGGACTAGCGTCCTTCTTCTCTCGATTCTTCTCAGGGACTGGGACATGGACGGCGTCCTGGTTTCGCTTGGCAGGCCCGCGGACGTCTACCGGAGAGCGCTTGCCGCTAGGGTTCACACCCGCCACCCCCCACACTTCGTCGAGGTGGTGGCGGGCGGACCCTCGCCCGAGGCCGAGGGGGCACGGGAGTGGGTCACAAGCCTCTCCGCCTTCGAGCCCGATAGGATAGACGCCGCAGTCAGGGCGGGGCTCCAGAAGGTCGCGGAGATGTACGGCGGGGAGGAGCACTTCGTCATCATAGACGATATAACAGCGATGGAATTCTACAACGGGCGCGAGGTCGTGAGGAGGTTCGTCGCGGGCTTCTTGGGGGAGCTGTCGTTGCTCAACATCTTCTGCTTCGTAGTTGTTCCCACGAGAAGAGCGCTGGAGCTGCTTGGGCTCCTTCCCTTTTTCTGTCGAGAGAGAATTTGCGTGAGGGCGGAGTGGCTTCGCGAGTGA
- a CDS encoding 50S ribosomal protein L1 — protein sequence MAEEKIVEAVRKALQAGKPRKFLESVEISINLKDVDLSLPKNRIDEEIPLPKGRGKPVKVAVFGTGELAFRAKSVADRVLTPEEMEKLAENKRESRKLASTYNYFIAEAPLMPSIGKKLGRILAPRGKMPRPIPPQADPVPIINAARNSVRVRSKDRRTFHATVGTREMSPEDLADNIEAVLKRVTSKLERGEGNIQSVFVKTTMGPAVRIM from the coding sequence ATGGCTGAGGAAAAGATAGTTGAAGCGGTCCGGAAGGCTCTCCAGGCAGGCAAGCCGAGGAAGTTCCTGGAGAGCGTGGAGATAAGTATCAACCTCAAAGACGTCGACCTCTCCCTGCCGAAGAACAGAATAGATGAGGAGATACCGCTCCCAAAGGGCCGCGGGAAGCCCGTGAAGGTCGCAGTCTTCGGAACTGGAGAGCTGGCATTCAGGGCGAAGAGCGTGGCAGACCGTGTGCTGACGCCCGAGGAGATGGAAAAGCTAGCCGAAAACAAGCGGGAGAGCAGAAAGCTCGCCTCCACTTACAACTACTTCATCGCCGAAGCTCCCCTGATGCCGTCCATAGGCAAGAAGCTCGGCAGAATTCTCGCTCCCCGGGGAAAGATGCCCCGGCCCATACCACCCCAAGCCGACCCTGTTCCAATAATAAACGCCGCCCGGAACTCGGTAAGGGTGAGGAGCAAGGACCGCAGGACCTTCCACGCCACGGTGGGCACACGCGAAATGTCCCCCGAGGACCTGGCCGACAATATCGAGGCGGTTCTGAAGAGGGTGACCTCGAAGCTGGAAAGGGGGGAGGGAAACATCCAGTCGGTCTTCGTGAAGACCACAATGGGGCCCGCGGTCAGGATAATGTGA
- the ftsZ gene encoding cell division protein FtsZ, whose protein sequence is MKSIVRDMLSRPASERPSLAPTGTPPPQPGPAGADDEELEKVLQGLKTRIKIIGCGGGGCNTINRIVEAGIPGVELFAANTDAQHLLAIHAPRKILLGRRTTRGLGAGAIPHVGEEAARESEEELKAALNGADICFITCGLGGGTGTGSVSVVAKIAKDLGALTIGVVTLPFKAEGIVRMENAEWGLEQLRRNADTVIVIPNDKLLELVPRLSLNAAFKVADEVLMRSIIGISEIITKPGLVNLDFSDLKTIMKGGGVAMIGLGEASEDNRALEAVNEALNSPLLEVDISDANGALVNVTGGPDMTIAEAGRVVEEVHNRINPGARIIWGAAVDPALERTLRVMIVVTGVKSRQILGPTSRPVYSQLHGIDFVRR, encoded by the coding sequence ATGAAGTCAATCGTCCGAGACATGCTCTCCAGGCCCGCGAGCGAGCGGCCGAGCCTGGCCCCCACCGGCACCCCGCCGCCCCAGCCCGGGCCCGCCGGGGCGGACGACGAGGAGCTGGAGAAGGTGCTCCAGGGTCTTAAGACCCGGATAAAAATAATCGGTTGCGGGGGCGGGGGCTGCAATACGATAAATAGAATCGTTGAGGCTGGAATTCCGGGGGTGGAGTTATTTGCCGCCAACACAGACGCCCAGCACCTTCTGGCGATTCATGCCCCCCGGAAGATTCTCTTGGGAAGGAGGACAACCAGGGGCTTGGGCGCCGGCGCGATACCCCATGTCGGCGAGGAGGCGGCGAGGGAGTCGGAGGAGGAGCTCAAAGCGGCCCTGAACGGGGCAGACATATGCTTCATCACCTGCGGCCTGGGCGGGGGCACAGGCACGGGGTCTGTCTCTGTGGTAGCTAAAATCGCCAAGGATCTGGGGGCACTGACCATCGGCGTCGTCACCCTGCCGTTCAAGGCGGAGGGCATCGTGAGGATGGAAAATGCCGAGTGGGGCCTCGAGCAGCTTAGGAGGAACGCCGACACAGTCATAGTGATACCCAACGACAAGCTTCTGGAGCTCGTCCCCCGGCTCTCGCTCAACGCAGCCTTCAAGGTCGCGGACGAGGTCCTGATGCGCTCGATAATCGGAATATCGGAGATAATCACCAAGCCCGGCCTCGTGAATCTGGACTTCAGCGACCTTAAGACGATAATGAAGGGCGGGGGGGTGGCGATGATTGGTCTCGGGGAGGCCTCCGAGGACAACAGGGCCCTCGAGGCGGTGAACGAGGCCCTCAACTCGCCCCTGCTCGAGGTGGACATATCAGACGCCAACGGGGCCCTAGTAAACGTCACGGGCGGCCCGGACATGACGATAGCCGAGGCGGGCAGGGTGGTTGAGGAGGTCCACAACCGCATCAATCCCGGAGCCAGAATCATCTGGGGGGCGGCGGTAGACCCCGCGCTCGAGCGCACTTTGAGAGTGATGATAGTGGTCACAGGAGTGAAGAGCCGGCAGATACTGGGGCCAACCTCCCGGCCGGTCTACTCACAGCTGCACGGAATAGATTTCGTAAGGAGATAG
- a CDS encoding 50S ribosomal protein L11, which translates to MAEKIEVLVEGGKATPGPPLGPVLGPLGVNVVQVVAKINEKTKAFTGMKVPVKVIVEKDRSFTIEVGSPPTSALIMKELGLEKGSGNPKASKVGNLSLEQAKKIAKMKEESMLGRDLKKAVKEVVGTCVSMGVTVEGRDPREVQKEIDEGKHDRLLSG; encoded by the coding sequence ATGGCTGAGAAAATCGAGGTTCTGGTGGAGGGCGGAAAGGCCACCCCGGGCCCCCCCCTAGGCCCAGTGCTGGGGCCTTTGGGGGTGAATGTCGTCCAAGTGGTCGCGAAGATAAACGAGAAGACGAAAGCCTTCACGGGCATGAAGGTTCCCGTGAAAGTGATTGTTGAAAAGGACAGGAGCTTCACCATTGAGGTGGGCTCCCCGCCAACCTCCGCCCTGATAATGAAGGAGCTCGGGCTCGAGAAGGGGTCGGGAAACCCGAAGGCGAGTAAGGTCGGAAACCTCAGCCTCGAGCAAGCGAAGAAGATCGCGAAAATGAAGGAGGAGTCGATGCTCGGCAGGGATCTCAAGAAGGCGGTCAAGGAGGTCGTGGGTACCTGCGTCTCGATGGGCGTCACGGTGGAGGGCAGGGACCCGCGAGAGGTCCAGAAGGAGATCGACGAGGGGAAGCACGACCGGCTCCTCTCTGGCTGA
- a CDS encoding transcription elongation factor Spt5 translates to MEEGIKGTDSQREAVEKGVGHGQEEEAPSKPQIVVVKTSIGHEKIVADAIAGRVKRRGAKVFSILSPSNLRGYLLVETLDKDEFKNLVKGIPRVRGMVEGSTIMGEISHFLTPKPLVSGIVEGDIVELVSGPFKGEKARVQQIDEAKEEITVELFEALISIPVTVKGDCVRVIEKEEEEK, encoded by the coding sequence TTGGAAGAGGGTATAAAGGGGACGGACTCTCAAAGGGAGGCGGTGGAGAAGGGCGTCGGGCACGGGCAGGAGGAGGAGGCTCCCTCGAAGCCCCAGATAGTCGTTGTGAAGACCTCAATAGGGCATGAGAAGATCGTGGCCGACGCCATAGCGGGGCGGGTGAAGCGGAGGGGAGCGAAGGTGTTCTCGATTCTCTCCCCCTCCAATCTACGCGGGTACCTCTTAGTCGAGACCTTGGACAAGGACGAGTTCAAGAACCTCGTTAAGGGAATTCCAAGGGTAAGGGGAATGGTCGAGGGCAGCACGATAATGGGGGAGATATCTCACTTTCTCACGCCAAAGCCTCTAGTCTCGGGTATTGTCGAGGGCGACATCGTCGAGCTCGTCAGCGGACCTTTCAAGGGCGAGAAGGCGCGGGTCCAGCAGATAGACGAGGCCAAGGAGGAGATAACCGTCGAGCTGTTCGAGGCCCTGATATCGATTCCGGTCACGGTCAAGGGCGACTGCGTTCGTGTGATAGAGAAAGAGGAGGAGGAGAAGTAG